From a single Pyxidicoccus xibeiensis genomic region:
- a CDS encoding TonB-dependent receptor has translation MLDRRKKANPVAVGMSTVAWHRWMASCMAAAVMLLPARGAWAQEPGGAQGEAPQGTGTTAQAGAVQGAGGAVQGKVTTSYGDPLPGVIVVVQGAKRSAVTNYDGVYAVKDLPPGQYTVEVQADGFKGQRSKVTVGQAPATLDFSLEMDLLNSEEIVVTAQVPDRKVRSSNAISTLTSEEIAARMPRSTADLMRIVPGFYVESSGGEVGGNLFVRGLPADGSYRYVALMEDGMPVFDSTELFFVNNDIFVRVDENLDRVEAVRGGNSALYGSNAPGGVVNFINKTGGDTLAGSFKASSATGGLYRYDANLNGPLGNDWYFSVGGFYRFDNGVRYPGFPSSNGGQVKANVQRNINLNSATGHARVSLKYLNDRNTFYLPLPLRGRFDSEGKLTDSDFVEGFPLEGTLTSPDGVNAQVPLPDGGRLALPLDNGQQQVGGSAMAELRFYFPEGRFEVQNNTRAMQFDHSWNAVLPFSLQDADVWARSVVGEGTPYRIVCSRLEGNPELGSEGCASQNNLVALGGQWLVQKPMSNISNQLKLTKYADLGPTQHTFTGGLYLGYYTAGNRWYFNDVVTDVRNRPHYLDLQVLDDTGAVARSVTQNGFRNYLSNYTNGDGNATIAAAFLGDEVKVGDKLRVDLAGRVERNGYTQFVERTARTDLGDPTTSADDSVTSGTGSIQRVGVSFTDWALSGGVNYALSDSASVYARSSRGYKMPLLDQLLTATNPSDPSFPRTPESLWQNEAGLKVGGPWYALAAVAYWMQIQNFPSQDARVDPDTGETRFVTAYAGQARTLGLELEAAVQPIKYFRGQGMLTLQRPRYSEFFEGEEDFSGNRIRRIPQVIADLAGTFMYENASLTVNWSYVGHRFSNNANTVDLPGFGQFNVSAGYTYEKFTLSLQLLNALNSTGLTEGNPRVDETQGAQADLFLARPVLPRRFLVSLGARL, from the coding sequence ATGTTGGACCGTCGTAAGAAGGCCAACCCGGTCGCGGTAGGGATGTCGACCGTTGCGTGGCACCGGTGGATGGCTTCGTGCATGGCCGCCGCGGTGATGCTGCTCCCTGCTCGAGGGGCATGGGCCCAGGAGCCAGGCGGCGCTCAGGGCGAAGCACCGCAGGGCACGGGAACGACCGCGCAGGCCGGAGCAGTGCAGGGCGCGGGCGGAGCGGTGCAGGGCAAGGTCACCACCTCGTATGGAGACCCGCTCCCGGGCGTCATCGTGGTGGTGCAGGGCGCCAAGCGCAGCGCCGTGACGAACTACGACGGTGTCTACGCCGTGAAGGACCTGCCTCCGGGGCAGTACACCGTGGAGGTGCAGGCTGACGGCTTCAAGGGCCAGCGCAGCAAGGTGACGGTGGGACAGGCCCCGGCCACCCTCGACTTCTCGCTGGAGATGGACCTGTTGAACTCCGAGGAGATCGTCGTGACGGCGCAGGTGCCGGATCGCAAGGTGCGCTCCAGCAACGCCATCTCCACGCTCACCAGCGAGGAGATCGCGGCCCGCATGCCGCGCAGCACCGCGGACCTGATGCGCATCGTCCCCGGCTTCTACGTGGAGAGCTCGGGCGGTGAGGTGGGCGGCAACCTGTTCGTGCGTGGCCTCCCCGCGGACGGCTCCTACCGCTATGTGGCGCTGATGGAAGACGGGATGCCCGTCTTCGACTCGACGGAGCTCTTCTTCGTCAACAACGACATCTTCGTGCGCGTGGACGAGAACCTGGACAGGGTGGAGGCGGTGCGTGGTGGCAACTCGGCCCTGTACGGCAGCAACGCGCCCGGCGGCGTGGTCAACTTCATCAACAAGACGGGCGGCGACACGCTGGCCGGCTCCTTCAAGGCCTCCAGCGCCACGGGCGGACTGTACCGCTACGACGCCAACCTCAACGGGCCCCTCGGCAATGACTGGTACTTCTCCGTCGGTGGCTTCTACCGCTTCGACAACGGCGTGCGCTACCCGGGCTTTCCGTCATCCAATGGCGGACAGGTCAAGGCCAACGTCCAGCGCAACATCAACCTGAACAGCGCGACGGGCCATGCGCGCGTGTCGCTGAAGTACCTCAACGACCGCAACACCTTCTACCTGCCGCTGCCGCTGCGGGGCCGCTTCGACTCCGAGGGCAAGCTGACGGACTCCGACTTCGTGGAGGGCTTCCCGCTGGAGGGCACGCTGACCTCGCCGGATGGCGTGAATGCCCAGGTGCCGCTGCCGGACGGCGGCCGGCTCGCCCTCCCGCTGGACAATGGCCAGCAGCAGGTCGGTGGTTCGGCCATGGCCGAGCTGCGCTTCTACTTCCCCGAGGGGCGGTTCGAGGTGCAGAACAACACGCGGGCGATGCAGTTCGACCACAGCTGGAACGCGGTGCTCCCGTTCTCGCTGCAGGACGCGGACGTCTGGGCCCGGAGCGTCGTGGGAGAAGGAACGCCCTACCGGATTGTCTGTAGCCGGCTGGAGGGCAACCCCGAGCTCGGCAGCGAGGGCTGCGCGTCGCAGAACAACCTCGTGGCGCTCGGCGGGCAGTGGCTGGTGCAGAAGCCCATGAGCAACATCTCCAACCAGCTCAAGCTCACCAAGTACGCGGACCTGGGGCCCACCCAGCACACGTTCACCGGCGGCCTCTACCTCGGCTACTACACGGCGGGGAACAGGTGGTACTTCAACGACGTCGTCACCGACGTGCGCAACCGTCCGCACTACCTGGACCTCCAGGTGCTGGATGACACGGGCGCCGTGGCTCGCAGCGTCACCCAGAACGGCTTCCGGAACTACCTGAGCAACTACACCAACGGCGACGGTAACGCGACCATCGCCGCCGCCTTCCTCGGGGACGAGGTCAAGGTGGGCGACAAGCTGCGTGTCGACCTGGCGGGCCGTGTCGAGCGCAACGGCTACACCCAGTTCGTGGAGCGCACGGCCAGGACCGACCTCGGGGACCCCACGACCTCGGCGGATGACAGTGTGACCTCTGGCACGGGCAGCATCCAGCGCGTGGGGGTGTCATTCACCGACTGGGCGCTGTCGGGCGGCGTGAACTACGCCCTGTCCGACTCGGCCTCCGTCTATGCCCGCAGCAGCCGGGGGTACAAGATGCCGCTGCTCGACCAGCTGCTCACCGCCACCAACCCGAGCGACCCTTCCTTCCCCCGGACGCCGGAGTCCCTCTGGCAGAACGAGGCGGGCCTCAAGGTGGGTGGCCCCTGGTACGCGCTGGCGGCCGTGGCCTACTGGATGCAGATCCAGAACTTCCCCAGCCAGGATGCCCGGGTGGACCCGGACACGGGCGAGACGCGCTTCGTCACCGCGTACGCGGGGCAGGCGCGGACGCTGGGCCTGGAGCTGGAGGCGGCCGTCCAGCCCATCAAGTATTTCCGCGGGCAGGGAATGCTGACGCTGCAGCGCCCTCGCTACTCGGAGTTCTTCGAAGGCGAGGAGGACTTCTCGGGCAACCGCATCCGCCGCATTCCGCAGGTCATCGCCGACCTGGCGGGGACCTTCATGTA